One Hordeum vulgare subsp. vulgare chromosome 4H, MorexV3_pseudomolecules_assembly, whole genome shotgun sequence DNA window includes the following coding sequences:
- the LOC123447968 gene encoding probable LRR receptor-like serine/threonine-protein kinase RKF3 gives MSRLLPLLLAFILFPATLHAQPSIAPSPPRCPLNFTALRPFLAPPLPSDDASRCAFALQSVRLLLSLHLAATGSFLVPNSSCLPPLRDALPFPLSPPDACGLAGIDALLSAPGCGNISTRGDFDNRVPASARRDINASCYRELGPVPVCTACTTSLSKTAAAYLLPGSPDGGNDVTGCVQYPFIYAGAAASLRGPDDPDTANCLYLLNVNPEPSNGPGASAWLYGVVFGCVAFVLLVAAAAGSWFFVWRRRRRAAAAALAADSRSKRSLAMESITASTTLLKFTYDDIKMATGSFARDSIIGRGGFGNVYKGVLPDGAEVAVKRFKNCSAAGDAAFAHEVEVVASVRHVNLVALRGYCIAATQREGHQRMIVCDLMHNGSLHDHLFGAGECLMAWPVRQRIAIGMARGLSYLHRGTQPAIIHRDIKASNILLDDDFEAKVADFGLAKFAPEGMTHVSTRVAGTMGYVAPEYALYGQLTEKSDVYSFGVVLLELLSGKRAFMSLNEGESFVLADWAWSLVRRGKTLDVLQEGMAEPGPTKVMEKYVLVAALCTHPQLHARPTMEQAVKILEADSAPGPLIIPDRPLPVVANLAEIERSVSSTGSGQLFSPSGFRSFIHRNEDATRESPKET, from the coding sequence ATGTCccgccttctccccctcctcctcgccTTCATCCTCTTCCCCGCCACGCTCCACGCCCAGCCCAGCATCGCCCCCTCGCCGCCGCGGTGCCCGCTAAACTTCACCGCCCTGCGTCCCTTCCTCGCCCCGCCGCTCCCCTCCGACGACGCCTCCCGCTGCGCCTTCGCGCTCCAGTCCGTccggctcctcctctccctccacctcgccgccaCCGGCTCCTTCCTCGTCCCCAACTCCTCCTGCCTCCCGCCGCTCCGCGACGCGCTCCCCTTCCCGCTCTCCCCGCCCGATGCCTGTGGCCTCGCGGGCATCGATGCGCTCCTCTCCGCTCCTGGATGCGGCAACATCTCCACGCGAGGGGATTTCGACAACCGAGTGCCTGCCTCCGCCCGCAGGGACATCAACGCCAGCTGCTACCGCGAGCTTGGCCCCGTTCCGGTCTGCACCGCCTGCACCACCTCGCTCAGCAAGACGGCCGCAGCCTACCTCCTGCCTGGTTCCCCCGACGGTGGAAACGATGTCACCGGCTGCGTCCAGTACCCCTTCATATACGCCGGCGCCGCGGCCAGCCTACGCGGCCCCGACGACCCAGACACAGCCAACTGCCTGTACCTCCTTAATGTCAATCCCGAACCCTCCAACGGGCCCGGCGCCTCTGCCTGGCTCTACGGCGTCGTCTTTGGATGTGTCGCCTTTGTACTGCTAGTTGCTGCCGCTGCTGGTTCGTGGTTCTTCGTGTGGCGACGCCGGAGGCGGGCTGCCGCTGCCGCACTGGCCGCGGACAGCAGGAGCAAGCGCTCGCTTGCGATGGAGTCCATCACCGCCAGCACCACCCTGCTCAAGTTCACCTACGACGACATCAAGATGGCCACGGGGAGCTTCGCTAGAGACAGCATCATCGGCCGCGGTGGCTTCGGGAATGTCTACAAGGGGGTGCTCCCAGATGGCGCGGAGGTGGCAGTGAAACGCTTCAAGAACTGCTCGGCAGCCGGGGATGCCGCGTTCGCACatgaggtggaggtggtggccaGCGTGCGCCATGTCAACCTGGTTGCGCTCCGTGGCTACTGCATCGCCGCCACGCAGAGAGAGGGGCACCAGCGGATGATTGTGTGCGACCTCATGCATAATGGCAGCCTCCACGACCACCTCTTCGGCGCCGGGGAGTGCCTGATGGCATGGCCAGTGAGGCAGAGGATTGCCATCGGGATGGCACGGGGGCTGTCCTACCTGCACCGTGGCACACAGCCAGCTATCATTCACAGGGACATCAAGGCAAGCAACATCTTGCTCGATGATGATTTTGAGGCAAAGGTGGCCGATTTTGGATTGGCCAAGTTTGCACCCGAAGGGATGACACACGTGAGCACACGGGTTGCTGGCACAATGGGCTATGTCGCTCCAGAGTATGCCCTCTATGGCCAGTTAACTGAGAAGAGTGATGTCTACAgcttcggagttgttcttcttgagCTTCTGAGTGGGAAGAGAGCATTCATGTCTCTCAATGAGGGAGAGAGCTTCGTGCTTGCTGACTGGGCTTGGTCATTGGTTCGGAGGGGGAAGACGCTGGATGTGCTCCAGGAAGGAATGGCTGAACCTGGTCCTACTAAGGTCATGGAGAAGTATGTACTTGTGGCAGCACTCTGCACACATCCACAGCTGCATGCCAGGCCAACAATGGAGCAAGCGGTGAAGATACTAGAAGCAGATTCAGCACCAGGGCCGTTAATCATTCCGGACAGGCCTCTCCCTGTTGTTGCAAACCTGGCCGAGATTGAGAGGTCAGTGAGCAGCACCGGCTCAGGTCAGCTGTTCAGTCCCTCTGGTTTCCGGTCTTTTATTCATAGAAACGAGGATGCTACACGGGAATCTCCAAAAGAAACATGA
- the LOC123447969 gene encoding protein SHORTAGE IN CHIASMATA 1 homolog: MRTRFLATDYFSPPSAASCSDQALALASLRFPPLPVPPFPPDPYFPLPLPFPAAADHPAVSISGDHLDTLPISSALSEFLAAVIPQALPVPAVPAADEGLDDFLYDRGAYRKGFSLRESVALKIPDGLGEISSEKDGKEDGCTSDSLETATDTKRWELLKERIFEVVEVDLPQILEGLASFGGDQSGDGVSLLFGVPDAKINLDFIDIDTEMTLSYPTELADSIYQVEKIPVKHNDEEHLSATNINFLEIAALDCGVTIPLLEVHRHSWELNGCPTKAEISNIFHNLVEHLGEAQVQYPVFNSTEFSRSTDMDMLAFVSKDTPCADYQADKPMTVKAAVEMDLVRINDYLLLERNSALYPLKPDGTFSDLPCSVLLEESQIIDFPSEDVFKMLVQSDAAELNTSDEIFKDDFDPARRFYESVVSSELVLVDDTFRSLPTPILSDDDMTLRSMVPSMGEVLCSLKTHSLSAADRIYLDWHLLLEGPCNREICSTYASMVEEVKSCQFNSEMQVNCRQTSALGFDFLEYFWRSAKHQDEDKQNSIYVPTPLPHDPSPVVETAKKYRQESDTGGHGHMVKPSSGKAASLFESMTQSSDINFYLNVRSGTKRGANDEHISTLDIPTLNEQAASFPSRPKVDKLIEIHPVSLSDSIRVLIKHIHRIYTTALQESAYLRHTFSDGHLSISKQKLLGLITGDGSDGFDSRCKHEDKMELIVLYGLKQVAYYLCFFGLHAGHLYISNLIGSFENIPERLRNIHSFIAEALWKAEKHQIDSHPSLHDIEMILRSNTRSSQQILIVADTAFWLPLGKKLTSMKMTFVELGKDPAAYLDHVDKPNPTTWVLGGLPKSDCILLDNKNIPASFPFSEFGIVLEYGGPNKLSTLLSLAPNLDGFPQLHFLYVKVDVEDPSVALMEDNPTDQELRATLDTVLHALQKDLQQKMKKMRIVDSLNFIPATNQLQGRQENLCKYSTADSINKLPADDRLLKQENLEKEFVDAHKFVPTAEQRHIEEVLSKRTILHSQHFVPAVEKSSSTSSVSANVIKAPQDNLSGTDLPSGVKVGRLTPGRLSTPAIVVNTGSHGKNMLFSRRSSYQQILSLEKEGMQVVERDVDLPVDLILSAAACLVWFETKIFESNEFTASAETSSITNFVEIIATNILMSISFCFCGCVMVFEGEPQSLSAVMESSESLYAAAASLVTNLQIFFSCTPKSTDEIVLSCIRNVNMLNKAPSPDIPESESLAESFLTKFPSINPLSAYIMLTCGGSLVEFLGWSHERRIQAVEKYLLSPQNISLFSALSKFGELGESRSVMTEGSSVDSDICSALLQSPSKRKRCASQVFAVPTSDTLHPDPLNQLPGDYVEYNNVFSQPKLRRFSDVEDAMPQFPEIFMFNQSLSRAGEGASCLPRKHGIDAVTDNQIMSDHISNGLTADPRRYNRRRANNMVDTYDFSWHPESGGKEPIKSSFPASEPSFSRSYSHPAFPSALEINDDTGYWDISGGTHDTWKGHVHGDVASSSCRNDVGSRYHEPREEIMQNPGSSHAFLKQNSGLHSTSHGSSWEIDYLRQMNEKRRAREERSRCNTPAMISNSRMREGAAKIINPPHIGSFRYRGDGDTPLRKRNPSVGTHHHEKAREGTKAHTHRARKDFKMQPSVSHENRIEPSIDPSWTPIDKRARQKLSFATYGKEKQSKLIWTDPNSSGAECGFRKRYREEGT; the protein is encoded by the exons ATGCGGACTCGCTTCCTCGCCACCGACTACTTCTCCCCGCCGTCGGCGGCCTCCTGCTCGGACCAAGCCCTAGCCCTAGCATCCTTGCGCTTCCCTCCTCTTCCCGTCCCCCCGTTTCCCCCGGATCCGTATTTCCCGCTCCCCCTCCCTTTCCCCGCCGCGGCCGACCACCCCGCGGTCAGCATCTCGGGCGACCATCTCGACACTCTCCCCATATCCTCCGCGCTATCTGAGTTCCTCGCGGCCGTTATTCCGCAGGCCCTTCCTGTGCCGgctgtccccgccgccgacgag GGATTGGATGATTTCCTGTACGACAGGGGCGCGTATCGCAAGGGTTTTAGCTTGAGGGAGTCTGTTGCATTGAAAATCCCTGAT GGATTGGGCGAGATTAGCAGCGAAAAGGATGGGAAGGAAGACGGATGCACATCAGATAGTTTGGAAACCGCCACTGATACGAAG AGATGGGAACTGCTGAAGGAGCGCATATTTGAGGTTGTAGAGGTCGATCTCCCGCAG ATTTTGGAAGGACTTGCATCCTTTGGTGGTGACCAGTCTGGTGATGGTGTCTCCTTATTGTTTGGTGTTCCAGATGCGAAAATCAACCTG GATTTCATTGATATTGACACTGAGATGACATTAAGCTATCCAACTGAACTTGCAGACTCAATTTATCAAGTAGAGAAAATCCCTGTGAAGCATAATGACGAGGAACATttgtctgcaacaaatattaacttTTTAGAGATTGCAGCATTAGATTGTGGTGTAACAATACCACTACTGGAGGTTCATAGGCATTCTTGGGAGCTTAATGGGTGTCCCACTAAGGCAGAGATATCTAATATTTTTCATAACCTTGTTGAACATTTGGGTGAAGCACAAGTTCAGTATCCAGTGTTCAACTCAACTGAGTTCTCAAGATCAACTGACATGGACATGTTAGCCTTTGTTTCCAAAGATACCCCATGCGCAGACTATCAAGCAGATAAACCAATGACAGTTAAGGCTGCAGTAGAAATGGATCTTGTGAGGATCAATGATTATCTTCTTCTTGAGAGAAACTCAGCATTATACCCTCTCAAGCCTGATGGCACCTTTTCAGATTTGCCTTGCTCAGTTCTTTTAGAAGAATCACAGATCATTGATTTCCCTTCAGAGGATGtcttcaaaatgcttgttcagtcAGATGCAGCTGAGCTGAATACATCTGATGAAATATTCAAAGACgattttgatccagcaagacgtTTCTATGAATCAGTGGTTAGCTCTGAGTTGGTGCTGGTTGATGATACATTCAGATCACTACCCACGCCTATTTTATCTGATGATGATATGACACTGAGGTCTATGGTCCCCTCCATGGGAGAAGTACTTTGCTCCTTGAAAACACATTCACTCTCTGCAGCTGACAGAATTTATTTGGACTGGCATCTTTTATTGGAAGGTCCATGCAACCGGGAGATATGCTCTACCTATGCAAGCATGGTTGAGGAGGTAAAAAGTTGCCAGTTCAATTCTGAGATGCAAGTCAATTGTCGGCAGACATCAGCACTTGGCTTTGATTTTCTTGAGTATTTCTGGAGAAGTGCAAAACATCAAGATGAGGACAAACAGAACAGTATTTATGTGCCTACGCCTCTACctcatgatccatctcctgtagtgGAAACAGCTAAAAAATACAGACAAGAAAGTGATACTGGAGGCCACGGCCACATGGTAAAGCCAAGTTCAGGAAAGGCAGCTTCCTTATTCGAGTCAATGACACAATCCAGTGACATAAATTTCTACTTGAATGTAAGAAGCGGCACCAAGAGAGGAGCTAATGATGAACATATTTCTACTTTAGATATCCCTACTTTAAATGAACAAGCAGCTTCTTTTCCAAGCAGGCCTAAAGTTGACAAGCTCATAGAAATTCATCCTGTTAGCCTCTCAGATTCTATCCGAGTCCTTATCAAACACATCCATAGAATCTATACAACTGCTTTGCAAGAAAGTGCATATTTGAGGCATACTTTCTCGGATGGTCATTTAAGCATTTCGAAGCAGAAGCTTCTTGGACTGATAACTGGAGATGGTTCAGATGGCTTTGATAGTCGCTGTAAACATGAAGATAAGATGGAACTCATTGTACTTTATGGATTAAAACAGGTTGCATATTATCTATGTTTCTTTGGTTTGCATGCTGGGCATCTGTACATAAGCAACCTGATTGGAAGCTTTGAAAATATTCCTGAGAGGTTAAGAAATATTCATAGTTTCATTGCTGAAGCACTGTGGAAAGCTGAGAAGCATCAAATTGACTCTCACCCATCATTGCATGACATTGAAATGATCCTGAGATCTAATACACGCAGCAGCCAACAGATCCTTATAGTTGCCGATACAGCTTTTTGGCTGCCATTGGGTAAAAAATTAACTTCGATGAAGATGACATTTGTTGAGCTAGGAAAAGACCCTGCAGCTTATTTAGATCACGTGGACAAGCCAAACCCTACAACTTGGGTGCTCGGAGGATTGCCGAAGTCAGATTGCATTCTGCTAGATAATAA GAACATTCCAGCTTCATTCCCTTTCAGTGAGTTTGGCATTGTACTGGAATACGGAGGTCCAAATAAATTATCTACCTTGCTGTCTCTGGCTCCTAATTTAGATGGTTTTCCACAACTGCATTTCCTCTATGTCAAAGTGGATGTTGAAGATCCTTCGGTTGCACTTATGGAGGACAACCCTACTGACCAGGAGTTGAGAGCCACACTG GATACGGTTTTGCATGCACTTCAGAAAGATCTGCAacagaagatgaagaagatgcgAATTGTTGATTCATTGAACTTTATACCAGCAACTAATCAGCTGCAAGGACGGCAGGAAAATCTGTGCAAATATAGCACTGCTGATTCAATAAATAAATTGCCTGCAGATGATCGACTGCTCAAACAAGAAAATTTGGAGAAAGAGTTTGTTGATGCACATAAGTTCGTTCCTACAGCTGAACAGCGGCACATAGAGGAAGTGTTGAGCAAAAGAACTATCCTCCATTCACAACATTTTGTGCCTGCAGTTGAGAAGAGCAGCTCTACTTCTTCTGTATCTGCAAATGTGATAAAGGCTCCACAAGACAATCTATCTGGAACTGACTTGCCTTCCGGTGTAAAAGTTGGTCGCCTCACTCCAGGAAGATTATCCACCCCGGCGATTGTTGTAAATACTGGAAGTCATGGAAAGAATATGCTTTTCTCTCGGAGATCATCTTATCAGCAGATACTATCTTTGGAGAAAGAAGGAATGCAGGTTGTGGAACGAGACGTTGATCTTCCTGTGGACCTAATACTCAGTGCTGCAGCTTGCCTAGTATGGTTTGAGACAAAAATCTTTGAAAGCAATGAATTCACAGCATCGGCAGAGACATCTAGTATAACAAATTTTGTAGAGATCATTGCGACCAACATTCTGATGTCAATTAGCTTCTGTTTCTGTGGTTGTGTAATG GTCTTTGAAGGTGAACCTCAGTCTCTTTCTGCTGTAATGGAGTCATCTGAATCTCTATATGCTGCAGCTGCTAGTCTGGTGACGAACTTACAGATATTCTTCTCATGCACACCCAAGTCAACAGATGAGATAGTTCTCAGTTGCATTAGGAATGTGAATATGTTGAATAAAGCTCCTTCTCCAGATATACCTGAATCAGAAAGCTTGGCTGAATCTTTTCTCACAAAATTCCCTTCAATCAATCCCTTGTCTGCATACATTATGCTTACTTGTGGAGGCAGCCTCGTGGAGTTCCTCGGTTGGTCACATGAGCGTCGTATTCAGGCTGTTGAGAAGTATCTGTTGTCTCCGCAGAACATTTCTCTGTTCAGTGCTTTGTCCAAATTCGGTGAGCTAGGTGAATCTAGGTCTGTAATGACGGAAGGCTCTTCTGTAGATTCAGATATCTGTAGTGCATTGTTGCAGTCTCCAAGTAAAAGGAAAAGGTGCGCCTCTCAAGTTTTTGCAGTACCAACTAGTGATACCCTCCATCCCGATCCTCTAAACCAATTGCCTGGGGACTATGTAGAATATAACAATGTATTCTCACAGCCTAAGTTGAGGAGGTTCTCTGACGTGGAGGATGCAATGCCTCAGTTCCCAGAGATCTTTATGTTCAATCAAAGTTTGAGTAGGGCAGGTGAAGGGGCCTCTTGTCTGCCAAGAAAACACGGTATTGATGCAGTAACTGACAATCAGATCATGAGTGATCATATCAGCAATGGATTGACTGCAGATCCGAGGCGTTATAACCGAAGAAGGGCTAACAATATGGTGGACACATACGACTTCTCTTGGCATCCGGAATCAGGGGGTAAAGAACCAATCAAAAGCTCTTTTCCCGCAAGCGAACCATCATTCAGCAGAAGTTACAGTCATCCAGCATTTCCATCTGCATTGGAGATCAATGATGATACTGGTTACTGGGACATTTCAGGAGGTACACATGACACTTGGAAGGGTCATGTACATGGGGATGTTGCCTCAAGCTCTTGCAGGAATGATGTGGGCAGCAGATATCATGAGCCAAGAGAGGAAATAATGCAGAATCCAGGAAGTTCGCATGCTTTTCTGAAACAGAATTCTGGCCTTCATTCGACTTCACATGGCTCAAGCTGGGAGATTGATTATCTACGGCAAATGAACGAAAAAAGAAGAGCGcgtgaggagagatcaagatgtaATACACCagcaatgatatcaaactcaaggATGAGGGAGGGAGCAGCTAAGATTATAAATCCTCCACATATTGGATCCTTCAGATACCGAGGAGATGGCGATACTCCATTGAGGAAGCGGAACCCGTCTGTTGGGACTcaccatcatgagaaagccagaGAAGGAACTAAAGCACATACCCATAGAGCAAGAAAAGATTTCAAGATGCAACCAAGTGTAAGCCATGAAAACAGGATAGAGCCGTCCATAGATCCATCATGGACTCCCATTGACAAGAGAGCCAGACAG AAACTTTCATTTGCAACATACGGGAAGGAGAagcaaagcaagttgatctggacAGACCCAAATAGCTCTGGTGCTGAGTGTGGCTTCCGGaaaagataccgggaagaaggtaCGTAG